The following are from one region of the Desulfobacterales bacterium genome:
- the aprB gene encoding adenylyl-sulfate reductase subunit beta: MPSYVITEKCDGCKGGDKTACMYICPNDLMVLDTVAMKAYNQEPDQCWECFSCVKICPQQAIQVRGYSDFVPLGSNVVPMLSSEDIMWTCTFRNGTIKRFKFPIRTTPEGAANAYEDLKGKDLNSELLFTEEVDGRQLPRPKATV; the protein is encoded by the coding sequence ATGCCAAGTTATGTAATTACCGAAAAATGTGATGGTTGCAAGGGTGGAGATAAAACAGCATGTATGTATATTTGCCCTAATGATTTAATGGTTTTAGACACAGTTGCTATGAAAGCTTATAACCAAGAACCAGACCAATGCTGGGAATGTTTTTCTTGCGTTAAAATTTGTCCTCAACAGGCAATTCAAGTAAGAGGCTATTCTGACTTTGTTCCTCTTGGAAGCAATGTTGTTCCAATGTTAAGTTCAGAAGACATTATGTGGACATGTACGTTTAGAAACGGAACAATAAAAAGATTTAAATTCCCTATTAGAACAACTCCAGAAGGTGCAGCAAATGCATATGAAGATCTAAAAGGAAAAGATCTTAATAGCGAGCTTCTCTTTACAGAAGAGGTTGATGGAAGACAATTACCACGACCTAAAGCCACTGTATAG